The proteins below are encoded in one region of Equus caballus isolate H_3958 breed thoroughbred chromosome 16, TB-T2T, whole genome shotgun sequence:
- the ANAPC13 gene encoding anaphase-promoting complex subunit 13 — translation MDSEVQRDGRILDLIDDAWREDKLPYEDVAIPLNELPEPEQDNGGTTESVKEQEMKWTDLALQYLHENVPPTGN, via the exons ATGGACAGTGAGGTACAGAGAGATGGAAGAATCTTGGATTTGATTGACGATGCTTGGCGAGAAGACAAGCTGCCTTATGAGGATGTTGCAATACCACTG AATGAGCTTCCTGAACCTGAACAGGACAATGGCGGCACCACAGAATCTGTTAAAGAACAAGAAATGAAGTGGACAGACTTAGCCTTACAGTACCTCCACGAGAACGTTCCCCCCACAGGAAACTGA